In the genome of Candidatus Zixiibacteriota bacterium, one region contains:
- a CDS encoding tail fiber domain-containing protein, whose protein sequence is MKRITQMQAMVVVMVTVLALVAMADVPQMMNYQGRLTDQSGEPRDTVVSVSFAVYRDATGGEAVWSETHPDVIVVAGRLNVRLGSVDPISDAVFDGSERWLGITIGDDAETSPRTRLTSAGYSHRVSTVDGATAGNLVGDLNVSGAITSGQPPDPGMEAASNQIFINGSDGVIISREGQVYLGRGQPSDSPDYPDFSDIQVGVGTRTPQHTLDVAGDIHASGTLAIGNSIYHDGVLNQVRTSGPTLSLGREPSYGTFDDIKVGIGTATPGSKLDVAGTARMTGFQLTTGGTNGFVLTSDGSGVGTWQPTPDFTPPPSDGDWELGHPNPDVLFTMGDWGVARQGATLHGVAANTHINLGGSSVTGTAGNDHPFATVSGGFEHIAGGPYSSIGGGYRNRAWEEYAVVAGGYRNRAKGRFSSVLGGDDNIAEHEMTVIGGGAHNRAVGSYSVVTGGYHCHAYDDMDVVGGGRYNIAGMDDGVNQEAHYATVAGGGQNNAWKKGTFIGGGYNNHADGQFASIVGGTYNRVYAVLGSIGGGGSTVSGDASTANLVYDRWGTIGGGGDNLAGNDDGDMLSAEFATVGGGQGNEATGSHTTVGGGYLNTATDSWSTIGGGYQNSVDGRQATISGGRGNVIRAEGTSYSFSSVIGGGWFNDLHGKYSTIGGGRQHVIKGFYSTIAGGGACSTLASGATISGGGWDFTLVAGDGNPLPEAYETGHVVYDHYGTIGGGMTNRVGTVGSDVEDAQWATISGGANNTASAAHATIGGGHDNYASGEFSTIGGGKSCAAKDYYAVVGGGNGNIASAGHATVGGGFDNKATANLSTVGGGRSNLASGPQSTVGGGYGDTATGDFSTIAGGYWNKAYGSISTVGGGAWDTASGDFSTVPGGWGNIAEGDYSLAAGRRARAEHLGTFVWGDATDAVFNSTDVNQFLIRADGGVGINVDDPSEDLDVLGTAKLRNMPADPGGTYSVMVDATGVLYKGASSKRYKEDIKPLKTDSRQTLLLEPVRFRWKDSGNEDVGLIAEDVANVIPELAVYDSNGRPDGVRYDKVALYLLGTVKDQSRLIEEQKTELSLLRQQNSSEIQTLKEEMAQLQELFETVLAQQNDTKVNGTSLAAKN, encoded by the coding sequence ATGAAACGCATCACTCAAATGCAGGCGATGGTGGTAGTCATGGTGACGGTCCTGGCTTTGGTGGCTATGGCCGACGTGCCGCAGATGATGAACTACCAAGGGAGACTGACCGATCAGTCCGGTGAGCCCCGTGACACTGTCGTGTCGGTTTCATTTGCGGTTTACCGCGATGCCACTGGCGGTGAGGCAGTATGGAGTGAAACTCACCCCGATGTAATCGTAGTAGCCGGTCGGTTAAATGTTCGTTTGGGCTCTGTTGATCCGATCAGCGATGCCGTATTTGACGGAAGCGAGCGCTGGCTAGGGATCACGATCGGTGACGACGCGGAGACTTCACCTCGGACTCGTCTTACCTCGGCCGGCTACTCGCACCGAGTGAGTACGGTCGACGGAGCAACGGCGGGGAATCTTGTCGGAGATCTAAACGTCTCAGGCGCTATAACCAGTGGACAGCCGCCGGACCCGGGGATGGAAGCGGCATCCAATCAGATCTTTATCAACGGATCGGACGGTGTCATAATCTCCAGAGAGGGGCAGGTTTACCTGGGGAGAGGTCAGCCGTCCGACAGCCCCGATTACCCCGACTTTTCCGATATCCAGGTCGGTGTCGGCACTCGAACGCCACAGCATACTCTGGACGTAGCCGGCGACATTCATGCCAGTGGAACCCTGGCGATCGGCAACTCGATTTACCACGACGGCGTACTGAACCAGGTGCGAACCTCAGGCCCCACCTTGTCGCTGGGACGTGAGCCGAGTTACGGCACCTTTGATGATATCAAGGTCGGCATTGGAACCGCGACGCCTGGTTCCAAACTTGATGTAGCCGGAACTGCTCGCATGACCGGCTTCCAACTGACCACTGGCGGGACCAATGGATTTGTGCTTACTTCAGACGGCAGCGGCGTCGGCACTTGGCAGCCCACACCCGACTTTACGCCCCCGCCCAGTGACGGCGACTGGGAGCTCGGTCATCCTAATCCCGATGTGCTGTTCACAATGGGAGATTGGGGCGTTGCGCGGCAGGGTGCGACATTGCACGGAGTGGCTGCAAACACGCACATCAACTTGGGTGGCTCCAGCGTCACCGGCACAGCCGGCAACGATCATCCCTTTGCCACGGTTAGCGGCGGTTTCGAGCACATAGCCGGCGGCCCATACAGTAGCATTGGGGGCGGATATCGGAATAGAGCTTGGGAGGAATACGCAGTCGTGGCCGGAGGATATCGCAACCGGGCCAAGGGCAGATTCTCGTCCGTTCTCGGAGGCGACGACAACATTGCTGAACACGAGATGACGGTGATCGGCGGCGGTGCTCACAATCGCGCCGTGGGCTCGTACTCGGTCGTAACCGGTGGCTATCACTGTCACGCGTATGATGACATGGACGTAGTGGGTGGCGGCCGGTACAATATCGCCGGGATGGACGACGGCGTCAATCAGGAGGCCCACTATGCCACCGTAGCCGGGGGCGGCCAGAACAATGCATGGAAGAAAGGTACGTTTATCGGCGGTGGTTACAATAATCATGCCGACGGCCAGTTCGCCAGTATCGTCGGCGGCACCTACAACCGGGTATACGCCGTCTTAGGCTCTATCGGCGGCGGCGGCAGCACTGTGTCAGGTGACGCGAGCACAGCCAACCTTGTTTATGACCGTTGGGGTACTATCGGCGGCGGCGGCGACAACCTGGCCGGCAACGATGACGGCGATATGCTCAGCGCCGAATTCGCCACCGTGGGCGGCGGTCAGGGCAACGAAGCCACAGGAAGTCATACTACAGTTGGTGGTGGTTATCTCAATACGGCGACGGATTCCTGGTCTACCATCGGCGGCGGATACCAGAACTCCGTGGATGGACGGCAGGCAACAATCTCGGGAGGTAGAGGAAATGTAATACGGGCAGAAGGCACGTCCTACAGTTTTTCATCAGTCATTGGGGGAGGTTGGTTCAATGATCTCCATGGCAAGTATTCAACGATCGGAGGCGGTAGACAACATGTGATAAAGGGCTTTTACAGTACCATTGCGGGTGGTGGTGCCTGCTCTACTTTAGCGAGTGGTGCGACCATCTCGGGCGGTGGCTGGGATTTCACCCTGGTCGCTGGGGACGGGAACCCTTTACCTGAGGCGTATGAGACCGGTCATGTTGTCTATGATCATTATGGTACCATCGGCGGCGGCATGACCAACAGGGTTGGTACCGTTGGATCAGATGTCGAAGATGCACAGTGGGCTACCATTAGCGGCGGTGCGAACAATACTGCCAGCGCGGCTCATGCCACAATCGGCGGCGGCCATGACAACTATGCCTCCGGCGAGTTCAGCACCATCGGCGGGGGCAAATCCTGCGCTGCAAAGGACTATTACGCCGTTGTCGGCGGCGGAAACGGGAACATCGCCTCGGCTGGACATGCCACCGTTGGCGGAGGCTTTGACAACAAGGCAACGGCCAACTTATCCACGGTGGGTGGCGGACGAAGCAATCTGGCCAGCGGCCCCCAATCGACGGTTGGCGGCGGGTATGGCGACACGGCCACAGGAGACTTCTCCACCATCGCAGGTGGTTACTGGAACAAGGCGTACGGCAGCATAAGCACGGTAGGCGGCGGCGCCTGGGATACTGCGTCCGGGGATTTTTCAACGGTGCCCGGAGGATGGGGCAACATAGCTGAGGGCGACTATTCGCTGGCGGCCGGTCGGAGAGCGCGCGCCGAACACCTGGGGACATTCGTCTGGGGTGATGCTACCGATGCGGTGTTCAATTCTACCGATGTCAATCAGTTTCTCATCCGCGCCGATGGTGGCGTCGGTATTAACGTGGACGATCCATCAGAGGATCTCGATGTGTTAGGAACCGCTAAGTTGAGAAACATGCCGGCTGACCCTGGGGGCACGTACTCTGTCATGGTCGACGCTACCGGAGTATTGTACAAGGGTGCATCAAGCAAAAGGTATAAGGAAGACATCAAACCGCTAAAGACTGACTCGCGCCAGACTCTCCTGTTGGAGCCGGTCAGATTCCGGTGGAAAGATTCTGGTAACGAAGACGTTGGGTTGATCGCTGAGGATGTGGCTAACGTGATTCCGGAACTGGCTGTATACGATAGCAACGGCAGACCTGACGGTGTTCGGTACGACAAAGTAGCCCTCTATCTTCTGGGTACGGTGAAGGATCAAAGCCGCTTAATTGAGGAACAGAAGACTGAACTGAGCCTGTTGCGACAGCAAAACAGTTCCGAGATTCAAACCTTGAAAGAGGAAATGGCCCAGCTGCAGGAGCTCTTTGAAACTGTCCTGGCTCAACAGAACGATACCAAGGTCAACGGTACAAGTCTCGCGGCCAAGAATTGA
- a CDS encoding efflux RND transporter permease subunit gives MQAIFRFFAARSKLATLITLMTVMLGLNTLMGIKRDIYPLVDFGMMSIMTRYPGASPEDVELNVTNKVEEELKSIIGIENITSVSMENVSAIMVTIDIDASDQDKVKNEIREAVNRVTDLPPEVTESPLVTELSSALNDVIEVGLSGDVPYPELREQARLLEKKLKNIPGVARLDPFGYRSREIKIEVSPEAAREYQIPLREIISAIRGRNIRGTTGSFESYTSEKNLVTLAQFRDPLDVGDVIVRSTFEGPTVKVSDLARISNDFEDERVLSRLNGVPAISFMVFIGEKADAIRTCDAIKDLVSRERENLPEDIEILHINDSSRYVRDSFDVVLSNGWIGLLLVLIMLTIFLNFRTALWVALGIPVALLGTMFLLPLFGMYLDTITLSGMILVIGIIVDDAIIIAENIARRRELGDTPLDAAVNGIQGVFQPVVTTILTTFLVFAPMFFMPGIFGKYIVPIPLAISLALFISLGEAMVALPAHLVPGLRRQSAKATDHRWFDALRDRYRRVVHGLLRVRYLLIPLFVAVLAVSLWYGQTYIKFVLFPADTADSFIMFLELPTGTSLPATSDKAKEIEKLLSALPPDELASYNTRIGTNYTEMFVMAETENYAAMKVLLTPYSERTRTADVIVEELREQVKQIEDVEKITVFVESGGPPVGKPINVRVIGSDDDLRRKLTDSVETWLASVDGVKDIGRDDRPGKDQVEIDINYDRLSRLGLTVADVARNVRIAYDGEVVTAVRYGDEDTDFRIMMHEKARTKLDYLNELPIPNQRGRLIPLKDVARLKAGPGPSNYRHFDGERAVTIEADIDTRSTTSLEVTDALLAHFDIDRDWPGMQLTLGGEAFETEESMAGLFRTFIIAIIAVYFLLVILFNSFTQPILVMIAIPFGIIGVVAAFGFHGEPFSFMAIMGIVGLSGVVVNDSLVLVNHINELRKRKPEESILKVVAEGTSDRLRAIILTTLTTVSALLPLAYGIGGTAVFMAPMALALGWGLLLATPLTLVLVPCLYVVGQDIGRLFRHSSKPI, from the coding sequence ATGCAAGCGATCTTCCGGTTTTTCGCAGCTCGAAGTAAACTGGCTACTCTGATTACGCTGATGACCGTGATGCTGGGTCTCAACACTCTGATGGGCATCAAGCGCGACATTTATCCGCTGGTCGACTTCGGCATGATGTCTATTATGACGCGCTACCCAGGTGCCTCACCCGAAGATGTTGAACTCAATGTCACCAACAAAGTCGAAGAAGAGCTCAAGAGCATTATCGGTATTGAGAACATCACCTCGGTTTCGATGGAAAACGTCTCGGCTATAATGGTCACCATCGACATCGATGCCAGTGATCAGGACAAGGTCAAGAACGAAATCCGCGAGGCTGTCAACCGGGTGACTGATCTGCCGCCGGAAGTAACCGAATCCCCCCTGGTCACGGAACTCAGCTCGGCTCTCAACGATGTTATCGAAGTCGGGCTGTCCGGAGATGTTCCCTACCCGGAGTTGCGGGAACAGGCGCGCCTGCTTGAAAAGAAGCTTAAGAACATTCCCGGAGTTGCTCGCCTGGACCCTTTCGGCTACCGATCACGCGAAATCAAGATCGAGGTATCTCCGGAAGCGGCCCGTGAGTACCAGATTCCTCTGCGCGAAATCATCAGTGCCATCCGGGGACGAAACATCCGAGGAACTACCGGTAGTTTTGAATCCTACACCAGTGAGAAGAATCTGGTCACGCTGGCCCAGTTCAGAGACCCCTTGGACGTCGGCGATGTTATCGTGCGTTCAACTTTCGAAGGTCCGACCGTAAAGGTCAGCGATTTGGCCAGGATAAGCAACGACTTTGAGGACGAGCGAGTTCTGTCCCGGCTGAACGGTGTTCCGGCGATTTCGTTCATGGTGTTCATAGGCGAAAAAGCGGACGCCATTCGCACCTGCGATGCTATCAAAGATCTGGTGTCCCGGGAACGCGAAAACCTGCCGGAAGATATCGAGATTCTCCACATCAACGACTCCTCTCGTTATGTGCGTGACAGTTTTGATGTGGTGCTTTCCAACGGATGGATTGGCTTATTACTGGTGTTGATCATGCTGACCATCTTCCTCAATTTCCGCACTGCTTTGTGGGTAGCTCTGGGGATTCCGGTGGCCTTGCTGGGGACGATGTTTCTGTTGCCGCTGTTCGGTATGTACCTGGACACGATTACACTTTCCGGCATGATCTTAGTGATTGGGATAATCGTCGACGACGCGATCATAATAGCTGAGAACATAGCCCGACGACGTGAACTGGGAGACACCCCTCTTGACGCCGCAGTAAACGGAATACAGGGAGTTTTCCAGCCGGTAGTCACGACTATTCTCACCACGTTTTTGGTGTTTGCGCCGATGTTCTTCATGCCCGGTATATTTGGAAAGTATATCGTGCCGATCCCGCTTGCTATCAGCCTGGCCTTGTTCATTTCCCTGGGCGAGGCAATGGTGGCTCTGCCGGCGCACCTGGTTCCGGGCCTGCGTCGTCAGTCGGCCAAGGCGACCGATCATCGATGGTTCGATGCTCTGCGAGATCGGTATCGACGCGTCGTTCACGGTTTGCTCAGAGTTCGCTACCTGCTCATTCCTCTGTTTGTCGCCGTGCTGGCGGTGTCACTGTGGTACGGTCAGACATATATCAAGTTCGTACTGTTTCCCGCGGACACGGCCGATTCGTTTATCATGTTTCTGGAGTTACCGACCGGGACTTCGTTGCCGGCAACTTCGGACAAAGCAAAGGAGATAGAAAAACTTCTGAGTGCGCTGCCGCCTGACGAACTGGCTTCGTACAACACCCGCATCGGCACCAACTATACCGAGATGTTTGTCATGGCCGAAACGGAAAACTACGCCGCCATGAAAGTGCTCCTGACACCATATTCGGAGCGCACCAGAACGGCCGATGTAATTGTCGAGGAACTGCGTGAACAGGTTAAGCAGATTGAAGATGTTGAGAAGATCACAGTCTTCGTCGAATCCGGTGGGCCGCCGGTAGGTAAACCGATCAACGTGCGAGTCATCGGTTCCGATGACGACCTTCGTCGGAAACTCACCGACTCTGTCGAGACCTGGCTTGCTTCGGTCGACGGAGTGAAGGATATCGGTCGCGACGACCGCCCCGGCAAAGACCAGGTTGAGATTGATATCAACTATGATCGACTATCTCGCCTGGGTTTGACGGTGGCCGATGTAGCCCGCAATGTTCGGATTGCTTACGACGGTGAAGTTGTTACCGCCGTGCGCTACGGGGACGAAGATACCGACTTCCGCATCATGATGCACGAGAAGGCGCGCACCAAACTGGACTATCTCAATGAACTGCCTATCCCCAATCAACGCGGCCGGCTCATACCTCTCAAAGATGTGGCCCGACTCAAAGCCGGTCCCGGACCGTCGAACTATAGACACTTTGATGGTGAAAGAGCAGTGACCATTGAAGCGGATATCGACACCAGGTCCACAACTTCACTGGAAGTTACCGACGCCCTACTGGCTCATTTCGACATCGACCGGGATTGGCCCGGGATGCAATTGACGCTCGGTGGCGAAGCGTTTGAAACCGAGGAATCGATGGCCGGACTCTTCCGCACGTTTATTATAGCTATCATCGCCGTCTATTTCCTGCTGGTCATTCTCTTCAACTCTTTCACGCAACCTATTCTGGTTATGATTGCCATTCCCTTCGGGATCATCGGGGTCGTAGCGGCGTTCGGGTTCCACGGTGAGCCGTTCAGCTTCATGGCCATTATGGGCATTGTGGGTTTGTCGGGGGTAGTGGTCAACGACTCATTGGTATTGGTTAACCACATCAATGAGCTGAGAAAAAGGAAACCGGAAGAATCCATTCTGAAGGTTGTCGCCGAAGGCACCTCGGACCGACTGCGGGCCATAATCCTCACCACCCTGACCACGGTTTCGGCACTCTTGCCACTGGCTTATGGAATAGGTGGTACAGCGGTGTTCATGGCGCCAATGGCGCTGGCGCTGGGCTGGGGATTACTGCTGGCTACCCCCTTGACCTTGGTACTGGTGCCGTGTCTGTACGTAGTTGGGCAGGACATTGGTCGGCTATTCCGCCACAGTTCGAAACCGATATAG
- a CDS encoding HNH endonuclease — MRANGSVINRSVLMLNQNYEPLTVCSARRAIVLMFQGKAEMIETADSLKIHTVDDAFDCPSVVRLWRYRKVPFKRIMLTRKNVIVRDGHRCQYCGHAKGPMTVDHVIPKTEGGGDTWENLVCACSKCNNSKGDRSPEEAGMKLLKRPRRPTLITFIQRNISVADHWRPYLFMD; from the coding sequence ATGAGAGCAAACGGTTCCGTTATCAATCGATCTGTTTTGATGCTCAACCAGAACTATGAGCCGCTGACGGTCTGTTCTGCCAGACGGGCCATCGTGCTCATGTTCCAGGGTAAGGCCGAGATGATCGAGACCGCCGACAGCCTAAAAATCCACACTGTCGACGACGCGTTCGATTGTCCTTCGGTTGTGCGCTTGTGGCGGTATCGGAAAGTCCCCTTCAAGCGGATCATGCTCACGCGCAAGAATGTCATCGTGCGCGACGGCCATCGCTGTCAATATTGCGGCCATGCCAAAGGCCCCATGACGGTCGATCATGTCATTCCCAAGACGGAGGGTGGGGGAGATACCTGGGAGAACCTGGTCTGTGCATGTTCGAAGTGCAATAATTCGAAGGGTGACCGTTCTCCTGAAGAAGCCGGCATGAAACTTCTGAAACGTCCACGCCGTCCTACTCTTATTACTTTCATCCAGCGCAACATCTCGGTCGCCGACCACTGGCGCCCGTATTTGTTCATGGACTGA
- a CDS encoding MopE-related protein gives MQSANCFFTRNGLSMLLLVSVAVGILGLATPANAQLFGDGSNGSFNPGAGTYHVPSDRNYVNLTINAGAVFETHGYNIRVSGTLINNGTITDSYSGGTGGSGGPGGAGGTGHGPHIPPQTGSPGVSGSSGTVSGAGFGGAGGGGGGGGGGAWDGLYNEYARGGHGGTGGKGGRGGGVVRIYAKTLDNNNLISAKGLNGLQGLNGQGGFYRSWSVLFVNYDLAGGGGGGGRGGRGGNGGRIELYYGTLLTSGSVTAAGGNGGSGGIGGGGVNTNYSSLGSSSEESGASGSGGAGTGGRGEISSVGSNSGSGSSTNSSGPNGTVSWIPTTVCYVDADADGYGDASDPGTDVIGGCGAGFSTNNNDCDDSDPNTHPGATEICDGQDNDCDGNVPANEQDLDGDGWSSCAGDCNDGNVNVFPGATEILCNGVDENCNGLADDDINADGDPVSFCNGDCDDSNPNRYPGNTEIQCNGIDENCNGNGDDDADADGDGWSVCAGDCNDLNAGIHPGHAEVLCNGIDDDCNPGTLDNPDADGDGISICAGDCDDNDPNVFPGNTEIQCNGIDDNCNGMGDDDPDLDGDGWSVCSGDCDDTDPAVNPGQSEVLCDGIDNDCVAGTLDDQDADGDGVSVCAGDCDDNDPARFPGNVEILCNGIDDDCDAVTLDDIDADSDGVSLCAGDCDDNDPTVFPGNVELPCNGIDDDCDPGTFDDADNDLDGVSFCAGDCDDNDPNIFPGNVETTCDGVDNDCDPGTLDDPDLDGDGVTLCAGDCDDTDASIFPGNVETTCNGIDDDCDPGTLDDPDVDGDGVTLCAGDNCPNDPNPGQGDLDFDGIGDVCDPICCFSRGDIDHSGPPLDIADLVYLVDYMFNGGPAPPCIDEADFGPPAGIDIADLVYLVDFMFNGGPAPPGC, from the coding sequence ATGCAAAGTGCTAACTGTTTCTTCACTCGTAATGGTTTGTCAATGCTCCTGCTCGTAAGTGTGGCCGTTGGCATCCTTGGCCTGGCTACTCCGGCCAACGCTCAGTTGTTTGGAGACGGCTCCAACGGGAGCTTCAACCCCGGCGCCGGGACCTACCATGTACCGTCTGACCGGAATTACGTCAACCTGACTATCAACGCCGGAGCGGTTTTTGAAACCCACGGCTACAACATCCGTGTTTCCGGGACTTTGATAAACAACGGGACTATTACCGACTCCTACTCGGGCGGCACAGGCGGCTCTGGTGGTCCTGGTGGCGCCGGTGGCACAGGTCACGGTCCGCACATTCCCCCTCAAACAGGCTCGCCCGGAGTCTCAGGTTCTTCCGGCACAGTCAGCGGGGCTGGTTTCGGAGGGGCCGGTGGTGGCGGTGGCGGCGGCGGCGGCGGCGCCTGGGATGGTCTTTATAATGAGTATGCCCGAGGCGGGCATGGCGGTACAGGGGGCAAGGGCGGCAGGGGCGGCGGAGTCGTGAGGATTTACGCCAAGACCCTCGACAATAACAACCTCATTAGCGCTAAAGGACTTAATGGTCTGCAGGGCTTGAACGGACAGGGTGGATTCTATCGATCCTGGTCTGTCTTATTCGTAAACTATGATTTGGCCGGCGGCGGCGGCGGCGGCGGTCGAGGCGGCAGGGGCGGCAACGGCGGCCGAATTGAACTCTATTACGGGACGCTTCTGACCAGTGGATCGGTCACTGCCGCCGGCGGCAACGGCGGATCCGGAGGTATCGGTGGCGGCGGAGTGAATACCAACTACAGTTCCCTTGGCAGTTCTTCTGAAGAAAGCGGAGCCAGCGGCTCAGGCGGTGCCGGTACCGGTGGCCGAGGGGAGATTAGTAGCGTCGGTAGTAATTCTGGCAGTGGTTCATCGACGAATTCATCGGGGCCCAATGGCACAGTAAGCTGGATCCCCACAACGGTCTGTTATGTCGACGCTGACGCTGATGGCTACGGCGATGCCAGCGATCCAGGCACGGATGTAATCGGCGGCTGTGGCGCCGGATTCTCAACAAACAACAACGACTGTGACGACTCAGACCCCAACACCCATCCCGGCGCCACAGAGATCTGCGACGGACAGGATAACGACTGTGACGGTAACGTACCGGCGAACGAGCAGGATCTCGACGGTGACGGTTGGTCATCTTGCGCGGGTGACTGCAACGACGGAAATGTCAATGTATTTCCGGGAGCAACTGAGATTCTCTGCAACGGCGTCGACGAAAACTGTAATGGATTAGCCGATGACGACATCAACGCCGATGGCGACCCGGTATCGTTCTGTAACGGGGACTGTGATGACAGTAATCCAAATCGCTATCCCGGCAATACAGAGATTCAGTGTAACGGCATAGATGAAAACTGCAATGGAAATGGCGACGATGATGCCGATGCCGACGGCGACGGTTGGTCGGTCTGCGCCGGTGACTGTAATGATCTTAACGCAGGAATACATCCTGGACACGCGGAAGTGCTGTGCAACGGTATCGACGACGACTGCAATCCGGGCACGCTCGATAATCCCGATGCCGACGGCGACGGAATCTCTATTTGCGCAGGCGACTGCGACGACAACGACCCCAACGTCTTCCCCGGCAATACAGAAATCCAGTGTAACGGGATAGACGACAACTGCAACGGAATGGGCGATGACGATCCCGACCTCGACGGTGACGGTTGGTCCGTTTGCTCCGGTGACTGTGACGACACCGATCCCGCCGTCAACCCCGGCCAATCCGAAGTATTGTGCGACGGCATCGACAATGACTGTGTAGCCGGCACTCTCGACGATCAGGATGCCGACGGCGACGGTGTATCTGTCTGCGCCGGTGATTGTGACGACAACGACCCTGCCAGATTCCCCGGAAATGTGGAGATTCTTTGTAACGGCATAGATGATGACTGTGATGCGGTCACACTCGACGACATTGACGCCGACTCTGACGGTGTCTCACTGTGTGCCGGTGATTGTGACGACAACGATCCGACTGTTTTCCCCGGCAATGTTGAACTACCGTGTAACGGAATAGATGACGACTGCGACCCCGGTACGTTCGATGACGCTGACAACGATCTGGATGGAGTCTCGTTCTGCGCCGGCGACTGTGATGACAACGACCCGAATATATTCCCCGGCAATGTTGAAACAACGTGTGACGGCGTGGACAACGACTGTGATCCAGGTACGCTCGATGATCCCGATCTCGACGGCGATGGAGTCACACTGTGTGCCGGTGACTGTGATGACACCGACGCGAGTATATTCCCCGGTAATGTTGAGACTACCTGTAACGGTATCGACGACGACTGCGATCCGGGAACGCTCGATGATCCCGATGTTGATGGCGATGGAGTCACACTGTGTGCCGGTGACAACTGCCCTAACGATCCGAATCCGGGCCAGGGGGACTTGGACTTCGACGGTATCGGCGATGTATGTGACCCGATATGTTGTTTCAGTCGTGGTGACATTGATCACAGCGGTCCACCTCTGGACATTGCCGACCTCGTCTACCTGGTAGACTATATGTTCAACGGTGGTCCCGCACCGCCGTGCATCGATGAAGCAGACTTTGGTCCGCCGGCCGGAATCGACATTGCTGATCTGGTGTATCTTGTGGACTTCATGTTTAACGGCGGCCCGGCACCACCGGGCTGTTGA
- a CDS encoding sigma-54 dependent transcriptional regulator produces the protein MSSILVVDDKDSMRNMLRETLAEEGHRVDSAGNGQKALDLIQNKSYDVVVTDLKMPDVDGLTVLDGVKKTDHDTSVIVMTAYGTIEDAVAAMKKGAFDFITKPFDTEHLCVLINRAMENRRLLAENSLLREELFAQEGFQDIIGKNPKMVEICKLIQKVAGADAAVLLNGETGTGKELFAKSIHLLSPRKDRPFVTLNCAAIPHELLENELFGSEKGAFTGAHARKMGKFEIADTGTIFLDEIGDMDISLQAKLLRVLQQKNFERLGGTKSIDVDVRVIAATNMDLSEQIKIKKFREDLYYRLSVFPILIPPLRERPEDVKELAEYFLARHTCNKKGKPKSFSRDAIGLLEKYHWPGNVRELENTVERAVILAEGKKVTPEHLAIRIRSTDEIRLREGAGLKEIGAHAQARAEKAAILRVLKEVRNNKRKASKILKIDYTTLFDKIKKYSIGKDDADDD, from the coding sequence GTGTCCAGTATTCTTGTTGTTGATGACAAAGATTCCATGCGCAACATGCTTCGAGAGACGTTGGCCGAAGAAGGACATCGCGTCGACTCGGCCGGCAACGGGCAGAAAGCTCTCGATCTGATCCAAAACAAGTCCTACGATGTTGTCGTCACCGATCTGAAGATGCCCGATGTGGACGGCCTGACGGTGCTCGATGGGGTCAAGAAAACCGACCACGACACATCGGTTATTGTGATGACCGCCTACGGCACTATTGAAGATGCCGTGGCCGCCATGAAAAAGGGCGCCTTCGATTTTATCACCAAACCTTTCGACACCGAGCATCTTTGTGTGCTGATCAACCGGGCAATGGAAAACCGACGCTTGCTGGCCGAGAACAGCCTGCTGAGAGAAGAACTGTTCGCGCAGGAGGGGTTCCAGGATATCATAGGCAAGAATCCGAAGATGGTCGAGATTTGCAAACTGATCCAGAAAGTGGCCGGAGCCGATGCTGCCGTACTATTGAACGGTGAAACCGGAACCGGTAAGGAACTGTTTGCGAAATCGATCCATCTGCTTTCACCGCGCAAGGATCGTCCCTTTGTCACGCTCAACTGCGCGGCCATCCCGCACGAACTTCTGGAAAACGAACTGTTTGGTTCGGAGAAAGGTGCATTCACCGGTGCGCACGCCCGAAAGATGGGTAAGTTCGAAATCGCCGATACCGGGACAATATTCCTGGATGAAATCGGCGACATGGATATATCGTTACAAGCAAAACTCCTGCGCGTCCTGCAGCAAAAGAACTTCGAACGTCTCGGCGGCACCAAGTCCATCGACGTGGATGTCCGGGTCATCGCAGCCACCAACATGGATCTCTCCGAGCAGATCAAGATCAAGAAGTTCCGCGAGGATTTGTACTATCGGCTGTCGGTGTTTCCGATCCTGATTCCACCCCTTCGTGAACGGCCCGAAGATGTCAAGGAGTTGGCTGAGTATTTCTTGGCTCGGCACACGTGCAACAAGAAGGGAAAGCCCAAGAGCTTCTCGCGTGATGCTATTGGTCTGCTTGAGAAATATCACTGGCCGGGCAACGTGCGTGAGCTTGAGAACACCGTCGAACGTGCCGTTATACTGGCCGAAGGCAAGAAAGTCACGCCGGAGCATCTGGCTATCCGTATTCGTTCAACCGATGAGATCAGACTGCGGGAGGGAGCCGGGCTCAAGGAGATAGGTGCTCATGCCCAGGCGCGCGCCGAGAAGGCTGCCATCCTGCGCGTCTTGAAAGAGGTGCGCAACAACAAGCGCAAGGCGTCCAAGATTCTCAAGATCGACTACACGACGTTGTTTGATAAAATCAAGAAATACTCGATAGGCAAAGACGACGCAGACGACGACTAG